Proteins from a single region of Candidatus Babeliales bacterium:
- the lon gene encoding endopeptidase La: MINSSNKSILDAIPEILPIVPTMDVVVFPQMIVPLLVLDERIIAGIQKSLEESKLILLLASKKQIDDFQGAIGTHDLYQVGTVASVMRLINVPEGGIKILVQGMSKVYAHEIYTDNDMLTARVEPIIPPEVTDDSQVESLIKNIKQLIEKMETAGQAFNPDFFSIISKMHDPQKIGDFILSHLNISVAEAQSLLEVNSTQEFLENLNAILAEELEVVEIQERVKNHTRESMNKSQKEFYLREQLKAIKKELGEDEIEDIESMREKLESIALPEDARKEVTRQINRLERTASDSMEASVTRNYLDWMFSLPWNHVTLDNLDIKHAKTILDEDHFGLKDIKERILDFISVRNLKQDGSTPIICFVGPPGTGKTSLGASIAKCLGRDYFRVSLGGVKDEAEIRGHRRTYVGAMPGRFIQGFRKVNSSNPVIIIDELDKIGADFRGDPSAALLEVLDPQQNKAFYDNYIGVPFDLSKVIFIATANTLETISEPLRDRMEIISLSGYTLDEKLNICKQYLIPKAICDAGLTIHNPAFTDCVLHDIIMNYTRESGVRNLERTVRTLCSKLARAIVEENNLVTFTQQNIEYYLGPRKFKEDTILTEDQIGIANGLAWTSYGGEMLKIEAVVMPGKGKLILTGHLGNVMKESAQAAVSYARAHAKTFGIGPKMFTHYDLHIHVPAGGIPKDGPSAGITMLISILSALTNRPINGHYAMTGELNLHGEVMPIGGVKEKILAAKRNGIPHVIFPYKNKTDIAGLEDIIKDINIIWVNHADEVLKQVLILDPEKKYKIRP; encoded by the coding sequence ATGATAAATTCATCAAACAAATCTATTCTAGACGCTATTCCGGAAATACTCCCAATTGTACCAACTATGGATGTTGTGGTATTTCCTCAGATGATCGTTCCGTTATTAGTTCTTGATGAACGGATTATCGCAGGAATTCAAAAAAGCCTAGAAGAATCAAAACTTATTTTATTGCTTGCATCAAAAAAACAAATAGATGATTTTCAAGGTGCAATCGGTACGCATGATTTATATCAAGTGGGAACCGTTGCTTCAGTAATGCGTTTAATTAATGTTCCAGAAGGAGGTATTAAAATATTAGTACAAGGAATGAGCAAAGTGTATGCTCATGAAATTTATACCGATAATGACATGCTTACCGCGCGAGTCGAACCTATTATACCACCTGAAGTAACTGATGATTCTCAAGTAGAATCTTTAATTAAAAATATTAAACAATTAATTGAGAAGATGGAAACTGCAGGCCAGGCTTTTAATCCTGATTTTTTTTCAATCATTTCAAAAATGCATGATCCACAAAAAATTGGCGATTTTATTTTATCGCATCTTAATATTTCAGTGGCAGAAGCACAATCATTACTTGAAGTTAATTCAACTCAAGAATTTTTAGAGAATCTAAATGCTATACTTGCAGAAGAACTTGAAGTTGTCGAAATACAAGAACGAGTAAAAAATCATACGCGTGAATCAATGAACAAATCACAAAAAGAATTTTATTTGCGCGAACAATTAAAAGCAATAAAAAAAGAATTAGGTGAAGATGAAATTGAAGATATTGAATCGATGCGGGAAAAACTCGAAAGCATTGCATTACCCGAGGACGCACGCAAAGAAGTTACTCGTCAGATTAATCGTTTAGAAAGAACTGCTTCAGATTCTATGGAAGCTTCGGTAACTCGAAATTATCTTGATTGGATGTTCTCATTACCATGGAATCACGTAACTCTTGATAATCTTGACATCAAACATGCAAAAACAATTCTTGATGAAGACCACTTTGGTTTAAAAGATATTAAAGAACGCATTCTTGATTTTATTTCTGTACGTAATCTCAAGCAAGATGGCTCCACGCCAATTATTTGCTTTGTAGGGCCTCCAGGAACTGGTAAAACTTCACTTGGTGCATCAATCGCAAAATGCTTAGGCCGAGATTATTTCCGTGTTTCTTTAGGTGGCGTTAAAGATGAAGCAGAAATTCGTGGACATCGTCGTACTTATGTTGGTGCTATGCCAGGAAGATTCATTCAAGGATTTAGAAAAGTAAACTCATCTAATCCTGTTATTATTATCGATGAGCTTGATAAAATTGGTGCAGATTTCCGCGGTGATCCATCTGCAGCGTTGCTTGAGGTTTTGGATCCGCAACAAAATAAAGCATTTTATGATAACTATATTGGCGTGCCATTCGATTTATCAAAAGTAATTTTTATTGCAACCGCCAATACGCTTGAAACAATCTCTGAGCCACTTCGTGATCGCATGGAAATTATTTCACTTTCTGGATACACATTGGATGAAAAACTTAATATTTGTAAGCAATATCTTATTCCAAAAGCAATCTGCGATGCGGGCCTTACAATACATAATCCTGCGTTCACTGATTGTGTATTACATGATATTATTATGAATTATACACGAGAATCTGGTGTACGAAACCTTGAACGAACGGTAAGAACATTATGTTCAAAACTTGCACGAGCGATTGTTGAAGAAAATAATTTAGTAACCTTTACGCAACAAAATATTGAATACTATTTAGGACCACGTAAATTCAAAGAAGATACGATATTAACTGAAGATCAAATTGGTATAGCAAACGGACTTGCATGGACTTCTTATGGCGGTGAAATGTTGAAAATTGAAGCGGTCGTTATGCCTGGAAAAGGTAAACTCATTTTAACCGGTCACCTTGGTAATGTTATGAAAGAATCTGCTCAGGCAGCAGTAAGTTATGCACGGGCACATGCTAAAACATTTGGTATTGGTCCAAAAATGTTTACGCATTATGATCTACATATCCATGTTCCTGCTGGCGGCATACCAAAAGATGGTCCTTCTGCAGGTATTACCATGCTTATTTCAATACTTTCAGCGCTTACTAATAGGCCAATTAATGGTCATTATGCAATGACAGGTGAATTGAATTTACATGGTGAAGTAATGCCAATTGGTGGCGTAAAAGAGAAAATATTGGCAGCAAAACGCAATGGCATACCACATGTTATTTTCCCATACAAAAATAAAACTGACATTGCAGGACTTGAAGATATTATTAAAGATATTAATATTATTTGGGTTAATCATGCCGATGAAGTATTAAAACAAGTATTAATATTAGATCCTGAAAAGAAGTATAAAATCAGACCATGA
- a CDS encoding carbohydrate kinase family protein, with protein sequence MKKILTIGGATQDIFISYEHAEMVTYCKSEVQEKSYMLLQEGKKIEVQNIHYATGGGATNSAVSFKRLGFNVSTFVKVSEDIAAQEVLKKLEQEGINTEFIKQETKGSTGVSFILPTVSGDRIIFAYRGINGQVVKNDIPFDSIKEFDQLYITSLSGNSSDLFLPISKQAKEHDIYVATNPGSSQLAAGAEIMRESLPYIDTFILNAEEAKIFMLSLVKTSERLLKQVEHAEETLNPDLPELLSCHISYDSICFSLPQFFKEVLKRGPKIVVVTNGAEGVYVATKEHILFHPSLEVDVYNTIGAGDAFGSSFTASLVHGKSIEESLVSGICNAASVISYLDTKEGLLTLDKLENNFKKVGINQIQYFSFSSVE encoded by the coding sequence ATGAAAAAAATACTAACCATAGGTGGTGCCACACAAGATATTTTCATATCCTATGAGCATGCCGAAATGGTTACCTATTGTAAAAGCGAAGTACAAGAAAAATCATATATGCTTTTGCAAGAAGGAAAAAAAATAGAAGTACAAAATATTCACTATGCTACTGGCGGCGGAGCAACAAACTCCGCCGTTTCCTTCAAGCGTTTAGGTTTTAATGTTTCAACTTTTGTTAAAGTTTCTGAAGATATTGCAGCACAAGAAGTTTTAAAAAAACTGGAACAAGAAGGCATTAACACTGAATTTATCAAGCAAGAAACTAAAGGATCTACCGGGGTATCATTTATTTTGCCAACGGTATCAGGTGATCGTATTATTTTTGCCTATCGAGGCATCAATGGTCAAGTAGTTAAAAATGATATACCATTTGATAGCATTAAAGAATTTGATCAATTATATATTACTTCGCTTTCAGGCAATTCCTCTGATTTATTTTTACCAATCAGCAAGCAAGCAAAAGAGCATGATATTTATGTTGCAACCAATCCGGGAAGTAGTCAACTTGCAGCAGGTGCTGAAATAATGCGAGAATCACTCCCCTATATCGATACGTTTATTTTAAATGCTGAAGAAGCAAAAATATTTATGCTTTCTTTAGTAAAAACTTCTGAAAGATTATTAAAACAGGTAGAACATGCAGAAGAAACATTAAATCCAGATTTACCAGAGTTATTAAGCTGTCATATTTCATATGATAGTATTTGTTTTAGCTTGCCACAATTTTTTAAAGAAGTTCTTAAACGCGGACCTAAAATTGTAGTGGTAACTAATGGTGCTGAAGGCGTATATGTTGCAACAAAAGAACATATTTTATTCCATCCCAGTCTTGAAGTCGATGTTTATAATACCATTGGTGCAGGTGATGCCTTTGGCTCTAGTTTTACTGCAAGCCTTGTGCATGGCAAATCAATTGAAGAATCGTTAGTCAGCGGCATTTGCAATGCGGCTTCAGTGATTAGCTATTTAGACACAAAAGAAGGTCTTTTAACACTAGACAAACTAGAAAATAATTTTAAAAAAGTCGGAATTAATCAAATTCAATACTTTTCATTTTCTTCAGTTGAATAA